The following proteins are co-located in the Syntrophales bacterium genome:
- a CDS encoding basic amino acid ABC transporter substrate-binding protein: MKLFRFTTLIAALAFVCAAPQGVLVAGAADEPRAITVATDATWPPMEMVDENKDIIGFDIDFFKAVAAEVGLEPQFQNTAWDGIFAGIAAGKYDAIISSVTITEERRKTMDFSTPYINAGQILIVPKTMENVTVLADLEGKKVGAQIGTTGAFEVKKTPGAELRSYDEIGLAFEDMAAGRIDAVVCDTPVAADYALQREEYKERFMIVGEPFTDEYYGIVVRKGNTQLLDRINRGIAAVQEKGIDEQLKEKWLR, encoded by the coding sequence ATGAAACTATTTCGATTTACAACCCTGATTGCAGCCCTCGCCTTTGTATGCGCGGCTCCCCAAGGCGTTCTTGTCGCCGGTGCCGCCGACGAGCCCCGCGCCATAACCGTCGCTACCGACGCCACCTGGCCGCCCATGGAAATGGTGGACGAAAACAAGGATATCATAGGATTCGATATTGATTTCTTCAAGGCCGTGGCCGCCGAGGTCGGTCTGGAACCACAGTTTCAGAATACCGCCTGGGACGGCATCTTCGCCGGCATAGCGGCGGGTAAATACGACGCCATCATTTCTTCGGTGACCATCACCGAGGAGCGCCGGAAGACGATGGACTTTTCGACACCCTACATCAACGCGGGCCAGATCCTTATCGTGCCCAAGACAATGGAGAATGTGACGGTTCTTGCTGATTTGGAGGGCAAGAAAGTGGGGGCCCAGATCGGTACCACGGGCGCCTTTGAAGTGAAGAAAACCCCCGGCGCCGAGCTGAGGTCCTATGACGAAATCGGGCTTGCCTTTGAAGACATGGCTGCCGGCCGCATAGACGCCGTCGTCTGCGACACCCCCGTCGCCGCGGACTATGCCCTCCAGAGAGAAGAGTACAAGGAGCGTTTCATGATCGTGGGGGAACCCTTCACGGACGAATATTACGGAATCGTTGTGAGGAAGGGCAACACACAGCTTCTCGATCGTATCAACAGGGGAATAGCGGCCGTCCAGGAAAAGGGAATCGACGAGCAGCTTAAAGAGAAGTGGCTGAGATAA
- a CDS encoding amino acid ABC transporter ATP-binding protein has protein sequence MIRVRDVVKCYGELTALNNVSLNVYDGEKMVIIGPSGSGKSTLLRVLNRLETIDAGEITVDGAKVNDPATDINSVRKEIGMVFQSFNLFPHKTVLENVNLAQMVVRKRSRKEAAEISRELLKKVFISEKEDQYPTQLSGGQQQRVAIARALAMKPKVMLFDEPTSALDPETIGEVLEVMKNLARDGMTMIVVTHEMGFAREVADRIIFMDRGSIIEQGTPEHFFKNPIEERTRLFLKQIL, from the coding sequence ATGATCCGAGTCAGGGACGTGGTCAAATGCTACGGTGAGCTGACGGCACTCAATAATGTTTCTCTCAATGTATACGACGGCGAGAAAATGGTCATTATCGGACCAAGCGGGTCCGGGAAGAGTACCCTGCTGCGGGTACTCAACAGGCTCGAGACCATCGATGCCGGGGAAATAACCGTCGATGGCGCGAAAGTCAATGATCCCGCAACGGACATCAACAGCGTCCGGAAGGAAATCGGCATGGTTTTTCAATCCTTCAACCTCTTTCCCCACAAGACGGTCCTGGAAAACGTCAACCTGGCCCAGATGGTGGTGAGGAAGCGTTCGCGGAAAGAGGCCGCGGAGATTTCACGGGAACTTCTGAAAAAGGTGTTCATCTCCGAGAAGGAAGACCAGTATCCGACGCAACTATCCGGCGGTCAGCAGCAGAGGGTGGCCATCGCCCGGGCGCTTGCCATGAAGCCGAAAGTCATGCTCTTCGATGAGCCCACGTCGGCGCTGGATCCGGAAACCATCGGCGAGGTCCTGGAAGTCATGAAAAACCTTGCCCGAGATGGAATGACCATGATTGTGGTGACCCATGAAATGGGATTCGCCCGCGAGGTGGCCGACCGGATTATATTTATGGATCGCGGGTCCATCATCGAACAGGGAACACCGGAACACTTTTTCAAGAACCCCATCGAAGAACGAACAAGACTGTTCCTGAAACAGATCCTCTGA
- a CDS encoding electron transfer flavoprotein subunit alpha/FixB family protein, giving the protein MAGIWVYGDNHEQCLELLNIGRSLAERTGTPLSVLAGDGGEASDYIARGADEVLLLPVLGDGRSHDAYIPVMAEEARRVGPDVFLLAATSRGKEMASRLAVRLGTGLCSGCVSLDFTESPEMIEMQRHAFGGAALQRVTCAGRPVMATIPLRTYDPAAARTGREGTVRELPVPRPSAVRIIERRVRERETRDITEAQIVVAVGRGFEKPEDLSLARDIAAVLGGEIGCTRPISDEQHWLPEELCIGLSGVEIRPDLYLGLGISGQVQHVTGIRNARVIAAVNKDEQAPIFDVADCGIVGDLYDVVPALIKELSEK; this is encoded by the coding sequence ATGGCTGGAATATGGGTCTATGGTGATAATCACGAGCAGTGCCTGGAGCTTTTGAACATAGGCCGGAGTCTGGCGGAGCGGACGGGGACACCCCTGTCAGTTCTGGCCGGCGATGGCGGTGAGGCTTCCGATTATATCGCCCGCGGCGCCGATGAGGTCTTGCTGCTGCCGGTCCTGGGAGATGGCCGGTCTCATGACGCATACATACCGGTGATGGCGGAAGAGGCCCGACGGGTCGGGCCGGATGTCTTTCTCCTGGCGGCCACGTCGCGGGGGAAGGAGATGGCCTCGCGTTTAGCCGTCCGCCTCGGGACCGGTCTGTGCAGCGGCTGTGTCTCCCTGGACTTTACTGAAAGTCCGGAGATGATCGAGATGCAGCGTCATGCCTTCGGCGGAGCGGCCCTTCAGCGGGTTACCTGCGCCGGACGGCCCGTCATGGCGACCATACCACTCCGGACCTATGATCCTGCCGCCGCCCGGACCGGCCGGGAGGGGACCGTCCGCGAACTCCCGGTACCCCGTCCGTCCGCTGTCAGGATCATTGAACGCAGGGTCAGGGAACGGGAAACCAGGGATATCACCGAGGCACAGATCGTCGTCGCCGTGGGGAGGGGATTTGAAAAGCCCGAGGATCTCTCGCTGGCGCGGGATATCGCGGCGGTCCTCGGCGGAGAAATCGGCTGCACCCGTCCCATATCGGACGAACAGCACTGGCTTCCGGAAGAACTCTGCATCGGGCTCTCCGGAGTGGAAATACGGCCCGACCTGTATCTCGGACTGGGCATTTCAGGCCAGGTTCAGCATGTAACGGGCATCAGGAACGCCCGGGTCATCGCCGCCGTCAACAAAGACGAACAGGCCCCTATTTTCGACGTGGCCGATTGCGGCATCGTCGGAGACCTCTACGACGTGGTCCCTGCACTGATCAAGGAACTATCGGAGAAATAG
- a CDS encoding amino acid ABC transporter permease, with protein sequence MAEIKGKSPRTVIAVTDGVAIPSRRDPGLFTAWRVSFAGALLAVILLVTFKPDPYLQILKFLPDGILITFEVTILSILLALVIGLFTGLGRISRNRFINGLASVYVEVIRGIPLLVQLFYIYFALGRIVNVPPITSAVIAMAVCYGAYMGEIFRAGIESIHKGQTEAARSLGMTSVQTMRHVILPQAFKTILPPVGNEFVALLKDSSLVSILAVSDLLRRGREYAAQSFAYFETYTMVALVYLIITLFLSKLISIMEDRINAGGK encoded by the coding sequence GTGGCTGAGATAAAAGGTAAATCTCCAAGAACGGTTATTGCCGTTACAGACGGGGTCGCCATTCCAAGCAGGAGGGACCCCGGGCTGTTTACCGCCTGGAGAGTCTCTTTCGCGGGGGCTCTCCTCGCTGTGATATTGCTGGTCACCTTCAAGCCGGACCCCTATCTTCAGATCCTCAAGTTCCTTCCCGACGGTATTCTGATCACTTTCGAGGTGACGATCCTGTCAATCCTGCTCGCCCTGGTGATAGGCCTGTTTACCGGGTTGGGCCGTATCTCCCGGAACCGGTTCATCAACGGCCTGGCCTCGGTCTATGTCGAGGTCATACGGGGCATTCCCCTGCTGGTCCAGCTCTTTTACATCTATTTCGCCCTGGGCCGCATCGTAAACGTTCCGCCCATAACGAGCGCCGTGATCGCCATGGCCGTCTGTTACGGCGCTTACATGGGCGAGATATTCCGGGCCGGCATCGAATCAATTCACAAGGGGCAGACCGAGGCCGCGCGCTCTCTGGGGATGACCTCGGTCCAGACCATGCGCCACGTGATCCTCCCCCAGGCGTTCAAGACGATACTGCCCCCCGTGGGAAATGAATTCGTGGCCCTTCTGAAAGACTCCTCCCTGGTATCAATTCTCGCCGTTTCGGATCTCCTCAGGCGGGGAAGAGAATATGCGGCCCAGTCCTTCGCCTATTTTGAAACCTACACCATGGTTGCCCTGGTCTACCTCATCATCACCCTGTTCCTGTCGAAGCTCATCAGTATCATGGAGGATCGCATCAATGCGGGCGGTAAATAA
- a CDS encoding AzlD domain-containing protein — protein sequence MSAIFVTIVFMALITYFTRSIVFIADFRIPDEFEKFLRYIPFAILSTLIFPSLLVRDGTLLVTTDNHHLMVGIVAIGIAAVFRKPVVTVFCGMALMLALKGTLLMY from the coding sequence GTGAGCGCAATCTTCGTAACCATCGTATTCATGGCTCTGATTACCTACTTTACGCGAAGCATCGTCTTTATTGCAGATTTCAGAATTCCCGACGAATTCGAAAAGTTCCTTCGCTATATCCCCTTCGCTATTCTGAGTACCCTCATATTCCCCAGCCTCCTGGTCCGGGACGGTACCCTGCTGGTCACCACAGACAACCACCATCTGATGGTAGGTATCGTCGCAATCGGTATAGCCGCCGTTTTCAGGAAGCCCGTCGTCACCGTTTTCTGCGGTATGGCCCTCATGCTCGCCCTGAAGGGGACGCTCTTAATGTATTGA
- a CDS encoding DMT family transporter produces MPIKYGADVLLLVVTFFWGITFVIVKEAIETVGVFLFLSQRFILAFIVMTLICAVLRRPLSQDVIRRGIALGVLLFGAYAFQTAALVWTTASNTAFLTGLNIVIVSIISAFILKHHLGANMIVGVLLAAAGLFFLCTDGSWSFNKGDLLAIACAFFVAVHLILTARYARKSDVYWLTAIQLGTVAILSTAGAVMAGDGGAVLTRHPQILWALIICVLFATVFAFLVQTSMQRFTTPTHTALIFCMEPVFGALYAAYALGERLGSWGYLGAVLIFSGMILSEIAFPARTPEDVPKV; encoded by the coding sequence ATGCCGATAAAATACGGAGCCGACGTTCTGCTTCTCGTGGTGACGTTCTTCTGGGGTATCACCTTTGTCATCGTCAAGGAAGCCATCGAAACGGTGGGGGTGTTTCTTTTTCTCTCCCAGCGGTTCATACTCGCTTTCATCGTCATGACCCTTATCTGCGCTGTCCTGCGCCGCCCTCTCTCGCAGGATGTCATCAGGCGCGGCATCGCATTGGGGGTACTTCTTTTCGGTGCCTACGCCTTTCAGACGGCTGCCCTGGTCTGGACGACGGCTTCCAACACGGCCTTTCTCACGGGGCTCAACATTGTGATTGTGTCAATCATAAGCGCTTTTATCCTGAAGCATCATCTGGGCGCCAACATGATTGTGGGGGTTCTTCTCGCCGCGGCGGGACTCTTTTTCCTCTGCACCGACGGAAGCTGGTCTTTCAACAAAGGGGATCTCCTGGCAATAGCCTGTGCCTTTTTCGTGGCCGTTCATCTCATTCTCACGGCCCGGTATGCCCGCAAGAGCGATGTCTACTGGCTCACGGCAATCCAGCTCGGCACAGTGGCGATTCTGAGTACCGCCGGTGCCGTCATGGCCGGCGACGGCGGCGCCGTACTCACCCGGCACCCACAGATCCTCTGGGCCCTGATTATCTGTGTCCTTTTTGCCACGGTCTTCGCCTTTCTCGTCCAGACGTCGATGCAACGCTTCACGACGCCCACCCACACGGCGCTCATATTCTGTATGGAGCCTGTCTTCGGAGCCCTTTACGCGGCCTACGCCCTCGGAGAAAGACTCGGTTCCTGGGGGTACCTCGGGGCCGTCCTCATCTTCTCTGGAATGATCCTGTCGGAAATAGCCTTCCCGGCTCGTACACCCGAGGATGTCCCGAAGGTATGA
- a CDS encoding AzlC family ABC transporter permease, translating to MKRAFPLVIGVIPFGLAYGISASSAGLRLHETVFMSMAVFAGASQFVAVEMMRQQSLVVFILAMTFIINLRHILMALSLKSYVRQNERLKASLLSFGLVDESYAVSSLYFREKKEGRWSFLFSASLLMYIGWAFSSSAGFLLGDRIADPLAWGLDFAMPATFIGILIPQIQSLHICIVVFVAGASAVLFKVLLGGSYYIIIAAVAGAMTGYLLERRIP from the coding sequence ATGAAACGGGCTTTCCCACTCGTTATCGGCGTAATTCCCTTCGGCCTGGCCTATGGTATTTCGGCAAGCAGCGCCGGATTGCGCCTCCACGAGACGGTTTTCATGTCCATGGCCGTCTTCGCCGGCGCGTCACAGTTCGTGGCGGTGGAGATGATGCGCCAGCAATCCCTGGTTGTCTTCATCCTGGCCATGACGTTCATAATAAACCTGCGCCATATTCTTATGGCCCTCTCCCTGAAAAGCTATGTCAGGCAGAATGAACGCCTGAAGGCATCGCTTCTTTCCTTCGGTCTCGTCGATGAAAGCTACGCAGTTTCCAGCCTGTATTTCAGGGAAAAGAAAGAGGGCAGATGGTCCTTTCTTTTTTCTGCGAGCCTTCTTATGTATATAGGATGGGCTTTCAGTTCGTCTGCGGGGTTCCTCCTGGGCGACCGCATCGCGGACCCCCTTGCCTGGGGTCTTGATTTTGCCATGCCCGCGACCTTTATCGGAATCCTGATACCCCAGATACAGTCGTTGCATATCTGTATCGTCGTTTTTGTCGCCGGGGCATCGGCGGTCCTGTTCAAAGTATTGCTGGGAGGAAGTTATTACATAATAATCGCAGCTGTAGCAGGAGCCATGACGGGATACCTGCTCGAAAGGAGGATACCGTGA